One window of Leptotrichia sp. oral taxon 498 genomic DNA carries:
- the purN gene encoding phosphoribosylglycinamide formyltransferase — MSNKNKKRIAVLVSGGGSNLQSIIDNIECGNLNCEISYVIADRKCHGLERAEKHGIKNILLDRKVLKEKLSDKISSVLENDDEKTDYIVLAGYLSILSPEFIKKWSRKIINIHPSLLPKFGGKGMYGMNVHRAVIEAKETESGCTIHFVDTGVDTGEIILQIKVPVLSDDTPEVLQKRVLEKEHVLLIEGIKKLLGE, encoded by the coding sequence ATGTCTAATAAAAATAAAAAAAGAATAGCAGTTTTAGTTTCTGGTGGAGGATCAAACTTACAGTCAATCATTGATAACATTGAGTGTGGAAACTTGAATTGTGAAATTTCTTATGTAATTGCAGATAGAAAGTGTCATGGATTGGAAAGAGCAGAAAAACATGGCATAAAAAATATTTTGCTTGACAGAAAAGTATTAAAAGAAAAATTGTCTGACAAAATTAGCAGTGTGCTTGAAAATGATGACGAAAAGACAGATTATATCGTATTAGCAGGATATTTGTCGATTTTATCGCCAGAATTTATAAAAAAATGGTCAAGAAAAATTATAAATATTCATCCGTCATTACTTCCAAAATTTGGTGGAAAAGGAATGTATGGAATGAATGTCCATAGAGCAGTTATCGAAGCAAAAGAAACTGAAAGTGGTTGCACAATTCATTTTGTTGATACAGGAGTTGACACAGGAGAAATTATTTTGCAGATAAAGGTGCCTGTGCTTAGTGATGACACGCCGGAAGTTTTGCAGAAGAGAGTGCTTGAGAAGGAACATGTTTTATTGATTGAAGGGATTAAGAAGTTACTAGGAGAATAA
- the purF gene encoding amidophosphoribosyltransferase yields the protein MIKSLNEECGVFGVFGHPNAARLTYYGLHSLQHRGQEAAGIVVSDGVRVNGHRGPGLVSEVFNDDRIFNRLEGNSAIGHVRYATSGSSSGRNIQPFLFQFFDGSIALAHNGNLINAKTLKRELEEHGAIFHSTSDTEVLVHLIRRSKEKDFLSQLKDALRQVKGGFSFLVQTQKELYGAVDPFEFRPLILGKTKNGAYILASETCALEIVGAEFVRNIRSGEVVIIDKDGYKIEKYTDNTSTAIAAMEYVYFARPDSDISGVNVHSARKRCGRRLAQEAPVENADIIIGVPNSSLSAASGYAEESGKPYEMGLIKNQYVARTFIQPTQELREQGVRMKLSAVKGVVKDKVVVMIDDSIVRGTTSSRIVQLLKEAGAKEVHVRIASPEFKFPIFYGIDASNSSELISANKTVEEVREYIGADSLAFLTIDGLIDSIGLNFDAPYTGLCMECFNGDYPAGLGDYEEEFYALLTPIQKEALKELKK from the coding sequence ATGATTAAGAGTTTGAATGAGGAATGCGGAGTATTTGGAGTTTTTGGACATCCTAATGCAGCAAGACTTACTTATTATGGACTTCACAGTTTACAGCACAGAGGACAGGAAGCGGCGGGAATTGTGGTAAGTGATGGAGTTCGTGTAAATGGTCATCGTGGGCCTGGACTTGTGTCAGAAGTGTTTAATGATGACAGGATATTTAATAGATTGGAAGGGAACAGCGCTATTGGACATGTTAGATATGCGACTTCTGGAAGCAGCAGCGGTCGTAATATTCAGCCATTCCTATTTCAATTTTTTGATGGAAGCATCGCTTTGGCACACAATGGAAATTTGATTAATGCGAAAACGTTAAAAAGAGAATTGGAAGAGCATGGTGCGATTTTTCATTCTACATCAGATACAGAAGTGTTGGTTCATTTGATTAGAAGAAGTAAAGAAAAAGATTTTCTGAGCCAATTGAAAGATGCGTTAAGACAAGTAAAAGGTGGATTTTCTTTCTTAGTTCAAACTCAAAAAGAATTATACGGCGCAGTTGACCCTTTTGAATTTCGTCCTTTAATTTTAGGGAAAACAAAAAATGGAGCGTATATTTTGGCAAGTGAAACTTGTGCGTTGGAAATTGTCGGAGCAGAATTTGTTAGAAATATTAGATCTGGAGAAGTTGTAATCATTGATAAAGATGGATATAAAATTGAAAAATATACTGACAATACTTCAACTGCGATTGCGGCGATGGAATATGTGTATTTTGCAAGACCTGATTCGGATATTTCAGGAGTAAATGTACATTCGGCTCGTAAAAGATGCGGAAGAAGATTGGCACAGGAAGCACCTGTTGAAAATGCAGATATTATAATCGGAGTTCCAAATTCTTCATTGTCGGCAGCAAGTGGTTATGCAGAAGAGAGCGGAAAACCTTATGAAATGGGATTAATCAAAAACCAGTATGTAGCAAGAACATTTATTCAGCCAACTCAGGAATTGAGAGAACAAGGTGTTAGAATGAAACTTTCTGCTGTAAAAGGTGTTGTAAAAGACAAAGTTGTCGTTATGATTGATGATTCAATAGTTCGTGGAACAACTTCAAGCCGTATCGTTCAGTTATTGAAAGAGGCTGGAGCAAAAGAAGTTCATGTAAGAATTGCCTCGCCAGAATTTAAGTTTCCTATTTTTTATGGAATTGATGCATCGAATTCATCGGAATTAATTTCAGCAAATAAAACTGTTGAAGAAGTGAGAGAGTACATTGGTGCAGATTCATTGGCTTTCTTGACTATTGACGGATTAATTGATTCGATTGGACTTAATTTTGATGCACCATATACTGGACTTTGCATGGAATGCTTTAATGGAGATTATCCAGCTGGATTAGGAGATTATGAGGAAGAATTTTACGCTTTGTTGACACCGATTCAAAAAGAGGCTTTGAAAGAATTGAAGAAATAA
- the purM gene encoding phosphoribosylformylglycinamidine cyclo-ligase — protein sequence MSISYKDSGVDKEEGYRSVAKIKERVKATYNKNVMNELGSFGALYKLGEYKKPILVSGTDGVGTKLKVAFETNKYDTVGIDCVAMCVNDILCHGAQPLFFLDYLACGKLDSNVSSEIIKGVVEGCLQGDSALVGGETAEMPGFYADGEYDIAGFAVGVVEEEKMVNGSKVQEGDVIVAIPSSGAHSNGFSLLRKLFTNFNEEFNGKTIGEHLLTPTKIYVKPIQKVMEKVQVNGMAHITGGGLIENVPRTIPDGFCANIEKAKVKVHPLFKHETFSRVPEEEMWGTFNMGVGFVVIVNKNDAQTVIDILAENGEEAYELGTIVKGDEKINLY from the coding sequence ATGTCAATTTCTTATAAAGATTCAGGAGTAGATAAAGAAGAAGGATACAGAAGTGTTGCAAAAATAAAAGAAAGAGTAAAAGCAACTTACAACAAAAATGTTATGAACGAATTGGGAAGTTTTGGAGCTTTATACAAATTAGGAGAATACAAAAAACCAATTTTAGTGTCTGGAACTGATGGAGTTGGAACAAAATTAAAAGTTGCATTTGAAACAAATAAATATGATACAGTTGGAATTGACTGTGTTGCGATGTGTGTAAATGATATTTTGTGTCACGGAGCACAACCATTATTTTTCTTAGATTACCTAGCTTGTGGAAAATTGGACTCAAATGTTTCTTCTGAAATAATTAAAGGTGTTGTAGAAGGTTGTCTTCAAGGAGATTCAGCTTTAGTAGGTGGAGAAACTGCTGAAATGCCAGGATTTTATGCAGACGGAGAATATGACATTGCTGGATTTGCAGTTGGTGTAGTTGAAGAAGAAAAAATGGTTAATGGAAGTAAAGTTCAAGAAGGAGATGTAATTGTTGCAATTCCTTCAAGTGGAGCTCACAGTAATGGATTCTCATTGTTAAGAAAATTATTCACTAATTTTAACGAAGAATTCAATGGAAAAACAATTGGAGAACATTTATTGACACCAACAAAAATTTATGTAAAACCAATTCAAAAAGTTATGGAAAAAGTGCAAGTGAACGGAATGGCTCACATAACTGGTGGAGGACTTATTGAAAATGTTCCAAGAACTATACCAGACGGATTTTGTGCAAACATCGAAAAAGCGAAAGTAAAAGTTCATCCGTTGTTTAAACACGAAACATTCTCAAGAGTTCCAGAAGAAGAAATGTGGGGAACATTCAACATGGGAGTTGGATTTGTTGTTATCGTAAATAAAAATGATGCTCAAACAGTTATTGATATTTTAGCTGAAAATGGAGAAGAAGCCTATGAATTAGGAACTATTGTTAAAGGTGACGAAAAAATTAATTTATATTAA
- a CDS encoding YciI family protein — MYIVSLNYVKAVGEVEKYLEEHIKFLEKYYGMGKFICSGRKNPRTGGVILLNAENLEEVKKIISEDPFNINRIAEYEITEFFPTKYAEDFANFVK; from the coding sequence GTGTATATAGTGAGTTTAAATTATGTAAAAGCAGTAGGTGAAGTTGAAAAATATTTAGAAGAACATATAAAATTTTTGGAAAAATATTATGGAATGGGAAAGTTTATTTGTTCAGGAAGAAAAAATCCTAGAACAGGCGGTGTAATTTTGCTAAATGCAGAAAATTTGGAAGAAGTTAAGAAAATAATTTCAGAAGATCCGTTTAATATAAATAGAATTGCGGAATATGAAATTACAGAATTTTTCCCTACAAAATATGCAGAAGATTTTGCAAATTTTGTAAAATAA